The nucleotide window GAACGCCTCGCACACCGGCTGCCGCTACCGGCCGACGCGTACCGACGGCGACAACACCGCCGCGCTCGGCTTCTTCCCGGATCCGAAGCACGCCGGACCGGGGGTCGGCATCCTCGAGGTCCTCGACGGCGGGCCGCTGCAAAAGGCGGGAACGAAGATCAAGGCCGGAACCGTGATCACCGCGATCGACGGCACCACCATCGCGGCGGGCGACAACTGGTACCGGCTGCTGAATCGCAAGGCCGACACGCCGGTCCGCCTGTCGCTGCTCGATCCCCGAAGCCACACGCGCTGGGACGAAACCGTGAAGCCGATCTCGTGGGGGGCGCAATCGCAGCTGCTCTACCTGCGCTGGATGCGCGGCAATCACGAGGAGGTCGCGAAACTCTCGGGCGGCCGGCTCGGGTACGCCCACATCCGCGGCATGAGCGACGGCCCCTATCGCGAGATCTTCCAGGAAATCTTCGGCAAGGACACCGAGAAAGAAGCTATCATTCTCGACACGCGCTTCAACGGTGGCGGCAATCTCGACGAAGCGCTTACGGTGTTCCTGAGCGGTCGCGTGTTCATGCGCAACGTGCCGCGCGGGCAATACCTGGGCGACGAGCCGGAGATGCGCTGGAACAAGCCCTCGATCGTGGTGATGAACGAAGGCAATTACTCCGACGCTCACTGTTTCCCGATGGCGTATACCGAGCTCGGCATCGGCGAGACCGTCGGCATGCCGGTGCCCGGCACCTGCAGCTCGGTGTGGTGGGAGCGGCTCCAGAACCGCGACCTGGTGTTCGGCATTCCCGAGGTCGCGATCTACGACATCGCCGGCGACATCATGGAGAACAAGCAGCTTGACCCCAACTACGAGGTCATCCCGGATCCCGCGCTCGAAGCCGCCGGGCGCGACCAGCAGCTCGAGAAGGCGGTCGACGTGATGCTGTCGAAGCTGCCGAAGAAGTGAACGGCGTCCGCCGGAGACCCCAGATGCTTCCACGCTTCGCCGCGGCTTGGATTCGGTTCCCGGACCGGATCGCCATGCTCTCGTTCGCCGCGCTGTTCGTCGGCCTCGGCTCCGCGCGCCCCCTGCACGCCGACGTCGCCTGGACGCTTCAGACCGCTGACGCGGCGTACGGCGCCGGCTGGACCACCTCGCTGCGGCTCAATTCCGCGGGGCTCCCGTGCGTCGCCGAATGGGCCGCCGGCACCGGAATCCGCTACGCCACCTTCGATGGCTCGAACTGGAGCGGCGAGACCGTGGGGTTTCCGCCCGCAGCCGACGTGGGCGTGTTCGACCGGCGGGATCACGGCGCCCGGCGGGGACCGTTGCCCGCCAGCATCCAGTTGCTGATCACTTCCGCCACGGCGCTCGCGCTCGATTCGTCCGACACTCCCTGGATCGTTTCCGCCACCACCGACGAGCTGAATCTCTACCCGCCTCCCAGGCCCGTTCAGGTGGCTCATCGAGTGGGAACGACGTGGTCGACGGAGAGTCTCGAGCCGGGCGTGGGCTACCCGGCGGCGGCGTTCGATGGTCTCGGACGGCTCCACGTGTGCTTCGATGGCGGACTTCCCAGCTCTCACGTTCTGCGGTACGCCGTGCGCGACGCCGGGGTCTGGTCGTACGACACGGTGGACGTGCACGGAGCGGGACCTTCGCTTGGCGTCGACGCCCAGGGCGTGCCGCACGTCGCCTACTGGGACGGCTCGCGCGGAGCGCTGGTGGTCGCGGTGCGCTCCGGGCCCGGCGCCTGGGACACCACCACCGTTCCCGTTCCCTCCGCGGTCGGGGGTTACGCGCTGGCGCTCGGACCGGGCGGGGGCGAGTGCCTGTCGGTCACCAGCAGCCCACTGGCGCCCGCCGATCAAAAGGCGCTTCGCTACTTCGAGCGCCAGCCCGACGGGAGCTGGCGGGTGGAAGTGGCCGACAGCTCCACCTCCGACAAGGGAGGATCGAGCATCGCCGTCGACGTGCTCGGCGATCCCGTCATCGCCTACAATGATCAGGACGGCCTCGATCTCAAAGTCGCCATCCGCAAGCATGGCGTCTGGACCAGCGGAATCGTGGACGCGTTCGGCAACACCGGTTACTACGCATCGCTCGCGGTGGACGCGTCCTCGCGCCCGGTGGTGACCTACCAGAGGGCGGCGGGTTCGGGGATCATGCTCGCCGCGTTCGGCTCCGCGGTGGCGGGCGTGGAACGGGGCGCTAATCCGTCCGCGTTCGCGTTGATCGATGTGAATCCGAATCCGGTGCGCGCGGGCCGGCCGATCTCGTTCTCGCTCGATCTGCCCCGAGCGGCCCGGGTCTCTCTCGAGGCGTTCGATGTTTCAGGCCGCCGGGTCGCGTTCGAGCCGCCGCGGTCGTTGAGCGCGGGCCGCGCCTCGGTGAAGTGGGATCCGGCATTGCCCGGCCCGGGCCTGTATTTCCTTCGCGTCTCCGCGGAGGGTCGGGAAGCGCGCGCCAAAGCCGCCGTGGTGCGCTGAAGCCGAGTCTCCCGCTCCACTCGCCTCATCGAGACGTCGCGCGCTACGATCGCGTCAAGTCCAGGAAGGACCACGCGTCATCGCGCGCGCCTCTCGCTCGCCCGCCCGTTCGAAGGAGTACCCGCCCATGCGCAGGACGGCGCTGCTTGCGATCGTCGCGACGTTCCTCCTCGCCCCTCGGGTGCAGGCCGAGACCTCGGTCAGTCCCGAGGATGCCTACGCGATCGGTGTCGAAGCGTACGTCTAACTCTATCCGCTCGTCACCATGGACGTCACCCGGAGGGTAGG belongs to Candidatus Sulfotelmatobacter sp. and includes:
- a CDS encoding S41 family peptidase, with the translated sequence NASHTGCRYRPTRTDGDNTAALGFFPDPKHAGPGVGILEVLDGGPLQKAGTKIKAGTVITAIDGTTIAAGDNWYRLLNRKADTPVRLSLLDPRSHTRWDETVKPISWGAQSQLLYLRWMRGNHEEVAKLSGGRLGYAHIRGMSDGPYREIFQEIFGKDTEKEAIILDTRFNGGGNLDEALTVFLSGRVFMRNVPRGQYLGDEPEMRWNKPSIVVMNEGNYSDAHCFPMAYTELGIGETVGMPVPGTCSSVWWERLQNRDLVFGIPEVAIYDIAGDIMENKQLDPNYEVIPDPALEAAGRDQQLEKAVDVMLSKLPKK